Below is a genomic region from Dioscorea cayenensis subsp. rotundata cultivar TDr96_F1 chromosome 14, TDr96_F1_v2_PseudoChromosome.rev07_lg8_w22 25.fasta, whole genome shotgun sequence.
TATGAAAACAAACATAGCCGGTTGAAATTGGATTGTTATGCATGCATGTCacatcaacaagcaagaaagCAACATTTGTCTTGTACGGCATTTGGAGTTGAAGAAACCATTGTGTTCCAGCTAAGTTGATTGGGAGAAGACAAGTGGAGTCTATCAAaagttttgtaaataaattggCAATCCACAAACTTTGTGGATTGACAACACTAGTGAAACTTTACAATGTGAACAAAGCAACctcacacatatatattttattattttatttcaaatacgtgaggtgaatttttttcattttttgtatggGAATTAAATCTTTTACCTTCTGATTATTACAGTGatgataaaaagtaaaaaaatgtgAGAAGCTGAAAATAATCAAGTCTTTTTGCTTTATAGGGTGTGTTCCTCTTTAAATGATGAGAAAGGAGGACACTAACAACACATCCAATGGGTCCTCCTTTCCCTTTCTCTGCATCTCTAATTTATGATGGTTTGCATGTGGCCTTTTAGCCATTGTATTTTCCATTGTCAATGGATGCATGGCTTAttcaatgcattttttttatgaacttAACATAActaaatttgttattatttaagtCTGAATTTACTACATTTACTGATgtgtaattataaattataaattctaaTATGGTACCTTAATACATGGTTACATGTTGTAATTGTGCATCATAAATAAACCAATCAAATAAGCTCTCATACTATTTTATATGCTTAGTCtaatttaatctaaaaatttatattaataaaaaatctaattttattttttaaacttgtgaacaaattacaaataaaaatcaaaggcTCAGTTTTTGATAAAGTTGTGATTGATTCACTctcatttaaaagaaaaaaaatagcatttatgtttttgaaaattttaatcatcAAATAAGAACTCATCACTTATGGACACAGTGCATCTATGTTTATGAAAACCATGTCAAacaaatagcatttttttttttttgcaaccatatttatattaaaaaattaaaattaaaaaattaaaaaatagggacCATGAGCTAGCCCGATGAAAACTATCCGAGCATGTAACTGAGAGATCTTGAGTTAAAACCTCTCATATTACAATTCATTTTCAAAGTTTCCTATCAGAGTCCTATGTGAAAAAtatctttagttctttttttcAGGGTTATATAACAAGGGTTATCCCTAAAAAGTCagttaaattattataatcggtatatttttatatttgattgttttttactttattgCTTGGGggtttgttaaaaaaagaaaatatatatatatatatatataaacctaacCTGAGTCTGAGAGTTCTACGGCCTGTAAAGTCACTGGCTTGGCAGTGGCAGGTGTAAGGCCTGTCCTAATCCGACAGACATCCTTAAATTGACTTCAAATCAGCTACTCGATCTCAAACATCATTCAATTCTAGACATCCTTATCCAAGACAAACATGTGTGCGTTGTAAGCTAACTATTGGTCAGGAGTTATTGTTTGCTGTCCGTAACTTGACATCctttatttaatatcattttcacATTGAATGCAATCTCACCGTACATCGTTCAGTCTTGTCTATCATGACCGTCAAATGTGGCTTAATTTGTGTAAATTGATTCTGGATCTTAATCATGATTAATCGTCAGATTAAgactctatttatttatttactatttatttatatattaataatacatGGATTCGAGTTCTATTTTGTTTGGTACAGTCTTTAATTGTTATGAGAATATTTGTCagataaatgattaaaataaatttagatatCAATAacgttatattattattatatgtgtgGTGCATTGAGACAggacaatttttatttatgatatattaaatgaaataaaaatatcaaaaggtataacatattattaaaaaaaatacaaatatgataTTAGAAATGTAAACTatcaaaaataccaaaaataaaacaaaaagaatatttaaaGAAGTTATGCTTTCTATATTTCAACATAGAATCCCCTCCAATGTTAAACAgtgaaattaaagtttttttttaccaCAATTAAAATATAGGTAAGATTTTATTTCccttttaaactaaaaatataggatttgaatCTCTTCCAAACTCAAAAATTACGTTTATGTGATTTTgtcttaatttaataataatattattattattattattaaaattttgaaaatactgTGTTGAATTCATGATTTAAATATTAaccacaattaaaaatataggtaaGATTTTATTTCCCGGTTAAATTAAAAAGgggcttttgcaggtgtacccctaAAAAATTTTGGAATTACATATTTACCattgaataaaatttaattacatacatacccttgaataatatacataattgcgtatatacccttagggttcaaattagttaaaaaaccatccattaataaacaataaatatataaaattaccattataccattgcatatatacccttgaaaagttttttttttttaagttgtacaagagttattttggaccttttgtatattttaatccaagttataaccatagttaatcaagtttgattaccgGAATCTAACAGTAGGGGCATATCcgtaattacctatatttttcaggggtatatatacaattatgttttttctaagggtaaatatgtaattatagaacttttgaggggtttataaccaattctcccaattaaaaatataggatttgaatCTCTTCCAAACTCAAAAATTACGGTTATGTGATTTTGTctaaattcaataataataataatattattattattatatttttgaaaatactgTGTTGAATTCATGATTTAAATATTAAGAAAGTAATGGTTTTGATAAGCAAATGCAAACAGTAGAGAAAAGCAAAAATTCCAATGGATTCAATGGAAGCAAATGAAAATCAAAGTGATAAACTTTTCCAATAAGAATATTTGTTTCAATTATCTTAGCTTTAAAATCTAGtggaatatttattaaaaaataatctagtGGAATATTCactgaaaataaattttacttcatttgttttattttattattataataattccACCACATGTATTGAACCCCGCGTAATGGCCAACAGCAcattaaaaagtgaaaaaaataataatcatattttaatactaattctcattaaaaataaaacaaacaaagaaatcaagacGTAAAAAGTGAAAAACATCTCCAGAGCATCAGCTACTCCATCTCTTTTCTCTGTTTTAACTATCTTTTCAAactataagaataaaaaaaaaaaaaacacatcaatTCAAAGTTATTTCAAACTAATCCTAacccaactttttttttaaactataataaaatcaaatcaaataaatcatatcATCAAcccataaaattttatttttaagaaaaaaaaaaaatcacaatcaaaAAGCCCAGAAAAGGTCAAAATACCATTACCAACAAATTACACCCACAGAATCATATCAACATTTTCAATCTTTTCCTTCATTCCATTCCCCCGCTCCAAGTTGCAACCCAaccccttttttgtttttttttgttttatttccaaaatgcTACTACCATGATCAAATATATAGTTAGTGGGGTGCGCACAGAGACAATAACAATTCATCCACGAGCTTTTATATGCctgatataaaaattaaattataattttattttgcttataTAAAAATTGAGTTGTAACTTATAAATCTGCTCTCACAATCAGAGAGATTTTTTGAGACTGCTGTATTTGATACattttaaatccaaaaaataaaaataccataaaTCAAGCTTTACACAGTGAGACAATACTACTGGGTCAAAACTCTTTATTAACCGAACTAAATGTAAACCACACCCAAAccatcatttttaaaataatatatatatatatataattaatttaataattattttttttaaaaaaatgaattataaaatcCCTAACAGTTTCAAAATAACTTAGATAGACTATCTAACATTTGAATTTCCCAAATAAATCATCCTTTTTTAGTACACTTTATAGTAGTTTAACATGTACTTCTTActtaatatttatagtttttattaaacatTGCACATGTAAATCACATAAGTTTTTCacttaatatgttatttttccCATTTAAATTTCTGCTTAAAATctgacatttttatttaaaataatggcTTAAAAACTAAGAGTCAATCCAAACAACATTAAACACTTTTGTATGAGAAGATTTGAAAAGTagttgcaagaaaaaaaaaaaatttttttaaaaaaatactcaaaattatagggtttgtttttttttttttggataactTAACATCACAGGACTATTTGTtgattactaattttttttaattaaataaaaaaaaataaaaatagtgtgAATATTGAAATTCCCATATTAGCCTTGAGCTTGAGCCCCCAAGGCTCCACGTAGTCAAAGACCTCAAGACCCGGCAGTCAAAGAAAAGGCATTATAGTTATAGGCCCAGACCCAGAATAAAAATCCTCACAAGCCTCGCGTTCATACACCGCCGAATCTCAGCATCCACAGCACAATCCCACCCAACCTCTCTTGCTTGCTCCTCcacttctcctcctcctcctccttcttcttcttcttcttcttctctccttcgtCTTCTAGCTATGGCCGGCGAGCCTGCATTGCCACCGCCCTCCTCGTACTGGTTCGACGCCTGTGAGGATGACGATGCGCTCTGTGGTATCGACTTCGCGGACTTGGACGCTGCTATGCTGCCTGCTATCCCTTTTGATcaggatgaggatgaggatggaTTTTTAGGTGAGATCGATCGGATTCTTGAGAGTATTAACAGGGAGAGTGATGAAccacagcagcagcagcagcagcagccgcCGTCGCCTGTGATTGGTGTGGGGGAGAGTGTTTGTGAGGTGAAGGTTGATGTTTGTCGAGTTGAGAACGGTGGCGGTGTGGGGGATGGGGAGAATCGTTGCCATATGGAGGTGAAAAGGGAGCGAGAAGGAGATCAGATGGAGGAGAGGAGGTATGCGTCCGGTCGGCATGAACGGTGCCGTGAGCCCAGACGGTGGGGGCGTGAGTGGCAAGAGGGTGATCGACGGAGGTGGGATGGTGATCGGGGGCGGAAGAGAGATAGGGATGGGAGGGATGGAGAGTGGAGGGATAGGGAGAGTCGAGGGTACTGGGAAAGGGACAAGAGTGGTAAAGCAGTGTATAAACCTGGGAATTGGGAGCCTGAGTGCAATCGGGAAGTCAAGAAGGTGAAGCTGGAGAGCCCGGAGAATGGGAGGAGCCCTGAGAAGAAGCAggaggaaaagaaagagaagccTGCTGAGGAGCAAGCCCGAAAATATCAACTTGACGTTCTTGATCaggccaagaagaagaacaccATTGCTTTTCTTGAGACTGGGGCCGGGAAGACGCTTATAGCTGTGCTTTTAATCAAGAGCATTTGTGCTGAGATGCTTAAAGAGAACAAGAAAATGCTGGCCATCTTTTTAGTGCCTAAAGTCCCGCTTGTCTATCAGGTAAGACAATGATCATTTCTCTGATGAGGGATTTTGGTTCAAGTTTGGATTTTGGTCTCAGTAATTTGAACTTGGTTGTTGCAGCAAGCGGAAGTGATACGGGAGAGAACTGGATACAGAGTAGGTCATTATTGTGGGGAGATGGGTCAGGATTTCTGGGATGCCCGGAGGTGGCAGCGTGAATTCGAGTCAAAGCAGGTATAAATTCTATCTTCTTTCGGTGTATTGTCATTCTTCCCTGTCAAATGATATCTGTTATTCTCCGATGCTTGAGCCACAGCCCTTTTCTAAACACTTTTTTCAGTGAATCCTCTACAAATAATACTTGGTGTAGTAGCTGTTGATTGTAGAAACGAAATTTAGCTCACCATAAATTTACCTACAAGCATCTACCTTTGCTAACTAGGTGTGATTGGTTTGTGCGATTCTTCTTTACAAGTAGCATCTATGTCATTCATCTTCAATGCTTTCTCTTAATTGTTCTTTTTAAACAATCAGGATCTCCTCACATACAGTAATAATGAGAATTGACTGTTTCACTGTGAAGCCCAGGAAATATAACCCATGCAACCAATTTAGATGCATGGTATCAAGGTTCTGTTAGGGTTTGAGTGCAGGGAAACATCAGGTTCAAATATTTTAAGGTGCTGTACTAGGTCAGAAATTGATATTAAATTCTTGGGGTAACCTGAAAGCAGTTTGGTGTGTTGAAGAGGAACTTTTAATTCTGGGTACATATATCCAATAAAGTCATTCATGTCTTGGCATGCTATGCATGTGCCATACTGTCTTGGGCAGCAGAATTTAGTTAGAGTCATACTTCATGCCTAACCAGAAACTGGCAAGGTTACAGTAATATAACTCCTtcgggaatttttttttttaaactgacAGTTGAGTGTCTAGAACAATCAGTCAATAGAAACTTCTGATGATCAGATTTCATGATTTCACCTGTTCTTTGATTTGTGTGCCTCTAAAGCTGAATGTTTTGAGTGAGTTGTTTTCACATTTTCTCTAGCTTAAAAAAATTGAGCAACTTTTGTTACAAGTTGACAACATAAGCTTCTTTTTTCTCTGAAGTTAGTGATTTCATACAGAAGGACCTGCTATTGTTGCTTGATAATTTCAACTTTCTAACATGTTGAGAAAAACTTAATTTGTTGACATTGATGGTTAAAGTCTCTGGCATAAAGAGTGTAACTTTGGAAAATTCCATGGAATTGTTTTTGATGTAACAGCACAAGTGTTGAAACTGATATTACTGACTGTATGTGTACTCCAATCTCTAGTTTGCTACATCTTATTTGTTGAAAAGCAGATGTTGAAGCATGTTgaccttttatttctttcacacctTAATTCTGTATGATTGTACCATTTTGCTTTAATTGAGAATGACTTACTTGAATTGCAGGTGCTTGTTATGACAGcacaaattttattgaatattctCAGGCACAGCATAATAAAAATGGATGCCATTCATCTTCTCATTTTGGATGAATGCCACCATGCTGTGAAAAAACATCCGTATTCTTTAGTGATGTCTGAATTTTACCATACAACTCCCAAAGATAAAAGACCAGCTGTTTTCGGAATGACTGCTTCTCCTGTCAATCTTAAGGGTACATGTAGTTTCCATTTCTGGCTCTTGCTTTTTGCtgcctaattttttttctccctaTTCTGATGGTATTCTTTTACGTATTCTATTATGATAAACATTTATATCATTTAGTCTATGTTTTTCCATTCTCCGCAGGAGTTTCTAGTCAAGAAGACTGTGCTATTAAAATTCGGAATCTTGAAACCAAACTTGATTCCATTGTATGTACAATAAAAGATAGAAGAGAGTTGGAGAAACATGTACCTATGCCTTTAGAAATTATTGTAGAATATGATAAAGCAGCTATGTTGTGTACCCTTCATGAACAAATTAAGCAAATGGAAACTGCAGTTGAAGAAGCTGCAAATTCTAGCTCTAGAAGAAGCAAATGGCAATTCATGGGTGCAAGAGATGCTGGATCAAAAGAAGAACTGCGCCTTGTTTATGGTGTTTCTGAAAGAACAGAAAGTGATGGTGCTGCAAATCTAATCCAGAAATTGAGGGCTATCAACTATGCTTTGGGTGAACTTGGACAGTGGTGTGCTTACAAGgtaaaaacagttttttttttcttcctaattTCCATTGTGTCATTTTCACCACTGGCAGTGTTGTTTGACAACTGAGATTGTATTCTTCTTTACAGGTGGCGCATTCATTTTTAACTGCTTTACAGAATGATGAAAGGGCGAACTACCAGCTTGATGTGAAGTTCCAGGAATCTTACTTGAAGAAGGTTGTTGCTTTATTGCAATGCCAATTATCTGAGGGAGCTGCTGTTAGCGAAAAAGATACAGGAATGGATTTGGACATAAATAATAACCATACCATAGATGAGATTGAGGAAGGAGAGCTGCCTAACAGTCATGGTTAGTGCTTCCCTATGCCCTCTTAGAACAGATATTATCTAtgtagatatgtatatatatattcatttgtcAGAATTAAAATAAGACTGTCCTTTTACTGTCTACTGGCTTATAAGAGTCAATCATATGAAGGGCTAGAAAGATGTTTTGTGATGCTAGCCTCATGATTTAAAATGGCAGCATTTTAAATCATGAAACCAGCATCACCTAGATGTGCCTAGTGGTCTGTTGTATTTATGGTGAAGTTTTGTACTCACTGTTTCTGCTTTAAGATCTACCCTGGTACGGACTTTGGTCATCTGTTGCATCTTGTGTATCTCATGATGTTCCATCTGGTTCTTCCTTTCTGTGCCTGAATATTCCTCTTCCTAGAGGTCATCCTCAAATGCTTGATCATCAGTGAATTAACCAATTGTTATTGACCACTGCAAGCCTGGATTGTTGCTTTGAGCTGCAGTGTATTGATTCTATGCCTTGATGGCAGAGGATCATCTAGTTTAGTGAGAAACATATTCAATCATGTCTTTTTTGACTCGGTCTCTTGTACACTAATCTATCAGTATGCTGTCTGATGGTGATGGATGAAATGCTTTGGGTCTCTCCCTTTGTCTTGTCGGATGATTGTAGAGGCAATGATTTTCATTTAGGATGTGAGTGATGGTTAACTTCAACTTCTTGATCTAATAGGAAGGTGGATTTGTGATCATAAAAGTAATTACTTGAATGTTGTTTTTCAGCGATAAAATTACACACTTTGGTTGTAACTGGTTTCTTCCATGGCACTCATATGACTGCCTCTCTGATTGGTTGTCTTTCTTTTGATCTTTCACAtgtctttctttaataattaatactttCACAGTccattctttgaattttttctgCATGTAAATTCTAGCTAGCCTCTTTAGCATCTCTGGACATTGTGTGTGCGCactatttaattcttttatttagaACTGAGACCATCAAATGATCAATGGATTTCTAACTTTCTAAGTTTTAATATATGTACGCATTGACATGCTTTTCTCCAGCTGTTTCTGGTGGTGAGCATGTCGATGTAATAATTGGAGCTGCTGTGGCAGATGGAAAAGTCACCCCTAAAGTGCAGgcattaattaaaatacttcTAAAGTACCAACAAACGGAAGATTTTCGTGCAATAATCTTTGTGGAGCGAGTTGTTGCTGCTTTGGTTCTTCCGAAGGTTGATTAGTTTCCAGTTTTCTTATACGTGATTAAGTGGATTTTACATTTTTAACATCCACTAATATTCTCTATTACCTGCAGGTTTTTGCTGAGCTTCCATCTCTAAGCTTCATCAAGTGTGCGAGCTTGATTGGGCACAACAATAATCAGGAAATGCGCACATGTCAAATGCAAGACACCATTGCTAAATTTCGTGATGGTCGAGTATGTTCCTCCAACTTCTCCTTAGCATATAGGTCAGGGATATTGGTTTTTGTTTGCGAAAATCAATTTATGGATCAGTGGTCTAGTGCAGTTGTTTATACTCTTTGTTTCTAATTGAAGTCATCCTTCATTGAACAATTGCTAACATTTACACTTTTGCCAAGATTTATTAGCTTATGATTGATAAAAAAGAGCAGACACATTGTTATAGTTATTCGAAAGCTGTCTATGAGGAAGTGGCCAATATTGCTTTTCAGGTTAATTTATTAGTAGCTACCAGTGTTGCTGAAGAAGGGCTTGATATTCGTCAATGCAATGTTGTCATTCGCTTTGACCTTGCTAAAACTGTCTTGGCATATATTCAATCTAGAGGCCGTGCAAGGAAGCCTGGATCTGATTACATATTGATGCTTGAGAGgtacttatataatatatatatatatatatattatattagtgTTTTATGTTCTGTATGCTAATCATCTGAATCCTGATTAAACTGGTTTCAGAGGGAATTTGTCACATGAAACATTCTTGAGGAATGCTCGTAATAGTGAGGAGACACTGAGAAAAGAAGCTATTGAGAGGACTGATCTGAGTCATCTGAAGGGTACTTCAAAGTTAACTCTAACTGAGGCTTTACCCTCTTCAGTTTACCAGGTGCAGTCAACTGGTGCAATTGTGAGCTTGAATTCTGCGGTGGGGCTGATCCATTTTTACTGTTCCCAGTTACCAAGTGACAGGTGCCAGCTTGTTTTTGTATGTTCTATCTGTAACTACTAGCAATAAAACTGAATTTGACATGAATTGCTCATTTAGGTACTCAATACTCCGTCCCGAGTTTATCATGGAACGACATGAGAGACCTGCAGTTTCTACCGAGTATTCATGCAAGCTTCAGCTCCCATGTAATGCTCCATTTGAAAAGCTTGAGGGTCCTGTTTGCAGTTCTATGCGCCTCGCACAGCAGGCAtggcattttatattttatttttactattcatttatttattttttcttttagcatGTAGAATTGACTTTGTATGCTGCATAGGATAGACTGAAATCAGCTTATATGATATTTGACTTGTAGGCTGTATGCTTGGCTGCTTGCAAGAAACTGCATGAGATGGGAGCATTTACTGACATGCTTTTGCCAGATAAAGGAAATAGGGAGGAAGGTGATAAAATTGAACAGAAGGATGGTGGAGACCCTCTCCCTGGAACAGCACGGCATAGAGAGTTCTACCCTGAAGGTGTTGGAGAAATTCTTCGGGTGAGTTTCTTCTAACttgtgtgaaattttttttgcttcAATATCCGTATTGCCATGGGGTTGAATGTGCTGCATGGTTTTATGTCTCTCACCACTACAGCTCTATATGATTGCTGGATCAAATAATCTAACTGCTATAACTGCATACGGTTGACTTTTTCCTTCTGATCGCTGCATGTGTATGTGTTATTTTGCTTGTAATGATAGAATTCACCTCTACTATGACTAATAGGTAAGACATGCGACAGACCTCACTAGTTAAAATCGAGCCATGATACTTGCAAATAAATTGTGCTTGCCAAAATTGCCAGCAACTTAGGTTGTTGCTGCTGTTGAAGAACTTCTATCTTTATGTCTTGGACAAAGGCCCTCTGATGTTCAGTGTGTCTGGTGTATGATCATTAATATACCCTAGTTAGTGAGGTGGATGGAACCATGTTTGACAAGGAGTTGTTTTCTCTTGAactgatttaattaaaaaattgtaaaaattttatgaaggcTG
It encodes:
- the LOC120275093 gene encoding endoribonuclease Dicer homolog 1; translation: MAGEPALPPPSSYWFDACEDDDALCGIDFADLDAAMLPAIPFDQDEDEDGFLGEIDRILESINRESDEPQQQQQQQPPSPVIGVGESVCEVKVDVCRVENGGGVGDGENRCHMEVKREREGDQMEERRYASGRHERCREPRRWGREWQEGDRRRWDGDRGRKRDRDGRDGEWRDRESRGYWERDKSGKAVYKPGNWEPECNREVKKVKLESPENGRSPEKKQEEKKEKPAEEQARKYQLDVLDQAKKKNTIAFLETGAGKTLIAVLLIKSICAEMLKENKKMLAIFLVPKVPLVYQQAEVIRERTGYRVGHYCGEMGQDFWDARRWQREFESKQVLVMTAQILLNILRHSIIKMDAIHLLILDECHHAVKKHPYSLVMSEFYHTTPKDKRPAVFGMTASPVNLKGVSSQEDCAIKIRNLETKLDSIVCTIKDRRELEKHVPMPLEIIVEYDKAAMLCTLHEQIKQMETAVEEAANSSSRRSKWQFMGARDAGSKEELRLVYGVSERTESDGAANLIQKLRAINYALGELGQWCAYKVAHSFLTALQNDERANYQLDVKFQESYLKKVVALLQCQLSEGAAVSEKDTGMDLDINNNHTIDEIEEGELPNSHAVSGGEHVDVIIGAAVADGKVTPKVQALIKILLKYQQTEDFRAIIFVERVVAALVLPKVFAELPSLSFIKCASLIGHNNNQEMRTCQMQDTIAKFRDGRVNLLVATSVAEEGLDIRQCNVVIRFDLAKTVLAYIQSRGRARKPGSDYILMLERGNLSHETFLRNARNSEETLRKEAIERTDLSHLKGTSKLTLTEALPSSVYQVQSTGAIVSLNSAVGLIHFYCSQLPSDRYSILRPEFIMERHERPAVSTEYSCKLQLPCNAPFEKLEGPVCSSMRLAQQAVCLAACKKLHEMGAFTDMLLPDKGNREEGDKIEQKDGGDPLPGTARHREFYPEGVGEILRGDWILCGRDDCHSSKIFQLYMYSVKCANSGVSKDPFLTQVSEFAVLFGNELDAEVLSISMDLFVARTMITKASLVFRGPISITETQLVSLKSFHVRLMSIVLDVDVDPMTTPWDPSKAYLFVPVVGGKCLDALKEIDWGLIENIIETDAWSNPLQRARPDVYLGTNERTLGGDRREYGFGKLRHGLATGPKVHPTYGIRGAVAQFDIVKASGLVPKRDAMECLDVDWTRGILMAADSCIDVKDLIGRVVTAVHSGKRFYVDSVRYEMNAENSFPRKEGYLGPLEYSSYADYYRQKYGVELIYKKQPLIRGRGVSYCKNLLSPRFEHSEAAEGEFDGNLDKTYYVFLPPELCLVHPLPGALVRGAQRLPSIMRRVESMLLAVQLKDMINYPVPAAKILEALTAASCQETFCYERAELLGDAYLKWVVSRYLFLKYPQKHEGQLTRMRQQMVSNMVLYQYALNKELQSYIQADRFSPSRWAAPGVLPVFDEDSKESEATLFSNEESAAVAIEPQNDFYDDCVENAREDGELEGDSSCYRVLSSKTLADVVEALIGVYYVEGGKNAANHLMNWIGIQVESDPQEMEYVKPYNIPESVMRSVDFDSLEGALNVKFKDRGLLLEAITHASRPSSGVSCYQRLEFVGDAVLDHLITRHLFFTYTDLPPGRLTDLRAAAVNNENFARVAVKHKLHLHLRHGSSALETQIRDFVKDVQDELSKPGFNSFGLGDCKAPKVLGDIVESIAGAIFLDNGRDTSVVWKVFQPLLHPMVTPDTLPMHPVRELQERCQQQAEGLEYKATRAGNLATVEVFIDGVQIGIAQNPQKKMAQKLAARNALVVLKEKEKEKEEKASKIEAENGDKKNGVQVFTRQTLNDICLRRQWPMPQYRCINEGGPAHAKRFVYSVRVNTTVRGWTDECIGEPMPSVKKAKDSAAVLLLELLNRCYPETK